Below is a window of Stygiolobus azoricus DNA.
CATCTCTTTCATGTTCTTCGAAGGCCCTATTATTGTAACTCAACAACAAGGTTTTGACAACTATTTTAGTGCCACTGGTTGGTACTACCTCGCACCCATAGGAATCCCTGGATACTCCCTATACGTAGTATCTCCCTTCTGGTACATAGCATGGCTTTTATTGGATGCTGGAATATATTTAATGACCGGTTGGTACGTATATCACTTCTACCTAGCGTCAAAGGGTAGGAATGAAAAATTACCTATATTCCTAGTGTTTGGTTTAGTAGTAGCAATTCTAATGTTAGAGAGCTACTCTGGTGAAGTAGTAACTACATTATGGGACTTATTAGCATTTTACAAATTAGTAGGTTATAACGTAATTGCCGACCAGATATCCTTTGTGACATTATGGCATGGAATAGTGTATATTGCATGGTTCCCAGCTGTAGCTGCCATGTACTTACTAATACCGACCCTTGCGGGTAAACCACTATACAGTGAAAAGTTGGCTAGGGTATCTGCAGTACTGTACTTAATATTCTCCACCGGTCCGCTAGGGATACACCACCTATACATGGTTAACTTACCTCCAGAAGTAAAAGTGTTGGTAGAGGTGTTGACAGAGGGTATTGTAGTGCCTTCAATGATGACATTCTTTAACTTATTTGCGACTGTAAAAGGAGCTAATATTAAGTGGAACCTGCTAGCAGCCTGGACAGTGTTGTCTTTCGCTGGTTCAATATACGGAGGTGTTATGGGAATATCCAATTCAGTAATTTCATTTGATTCACTATCCCATGAGGGCTATTACATAGTATCTCATTTCCACGCGATGATATTGTTCTCAATAGTTCCTGCTGGATTTGCTACTCTATACTTAATGTTACCGATGATGACACAGAGATCTTGGTACTCAGCCAAGATGGCGTGGGCACACTTCTGGGGCTACTTAATAGGTACAATAATGGTTATAGTTGGATTCTCTGAACTTGGTGTATCAGGGCTAATAAGGAAAGAAGAAATTTATCCTCTTTCTCCAGCGTTCGTAGATGGGCAAGTATTAGCTACAATAGGTGCTGCAATTGCTGACATAGCAACTATTGTGTGGTTAGTAAATGTAGTGTTAACTTTAGTAAAAGGTAGGGTAAGTTATGGTGAGAGTGTTAGTTTGGGTGAGGTTACTAATTCGTTAGTCATGGCGTTTAGTGGAGATTATGACATAGTATCCAATGGTGTAATTAAAGGATTTAACCTAGTGAAGAGTGAACTAGAGAAGATAGGTATTGCTCACAGAGTATCGAGACCAGCCTCCTAAAAATTTTTTACTTTTTTCTCCTTATTTCTTCCCTTCATCTGTACTTTTTTGTCTTAGTTTATGTCGTCATCTTAAGCTTTCCTATCTCCTTAAGGATTTCCTCGTTTTGTGGGAATCTTCTTTCCTTATAACGGGAGAAGATCAGATTTCCGTTCAGATAGACATCGAATATACCGTTACTACCCTGCTCTAGCTCAACGATTGTATTTTCAAAATAGCTTAGAATATCTCTTGCTAGATCTAATGCTCTATCCAGATAACCACATGGTCTACAATACACTATCTTAACATGGGTCTTGCCTTCCATGAGAACTATTTTATTTCTTGCTTAAAATAGTTTGATAACGAATAATTATAAACCTTTATTTAATGCGAATTTATTATCCCCATAATTGGATAGTAAGTGAAATGAAAATAGCTGTAACATATGATAAAGACTATAATTTAAAACCCTTAGATGAAGCAGAAATAATAGGAATTATAGACGAGGAGAAGAAGGAAGTAGAACAGTACGAGAACCCTGGTGTTGGAAGTAAAGAGATGACAATGGACGCTATTCTGAGCCTTGAGCCGGATGCAATAGTAGTTGGTAAACAGTTCTTATGCCCCGGTTCATATATGATGTCTTATGGTAGAATAAAGTACATTCCTACGGAGTATAAGACTTTAAATGAAGTGTTAGATCATCTAGAAGAATTGAAAAAGAACATGAAAGACGAATTAGAAGAAGATATGTATGCCGAACCCTTCCATCATCATCACGGCCATTTCTGAGATGCAAAATAATGAAAATTATTTAACTTTTTTTTAAGACTAGACTAAGAGAAAGAGATTTAGAAAGAAAAGACTAGAGAGATGTATAATTAAATAAGAGTTTTACCCTGAGCCTTTAAGGCAGGGAATTTAAAAAGCACATCGTCATGGGTTAGTTGAATCTTTCTTTATGTAAGATAGTAGAAGACAGAGTGGATTTTACGTTTACTATTTCGTGATAGTTCATGTGTAATAGATTATGGAGAAATCAAACTGAGGGTTAGAACTATCTAGTGATTTCGAACTAGAATTAATTGTTTTAACTTAGACGTTTTTACGAATTTGACTATAATTCAGGCTCTTTCACTTTCTAATGGCGAAGTGGTTTTACTTTTAAAGGCTTCTTTATTTGTGTCCAAGAGACTTTTTTCATAAAAGGTTAGAGTAACTCAATTAAAAATCTAATAAAATGGAAGGGGACTTTCATTCATAACGTCTAGTCCCTTGAAGGAAGGAGATACTAGAAGCTTCTCCAACAGTCCCATTAATCCCTCAATCCAGCCTGGGAGGAAGTCATTTTTAATTAATCCGTCCATTTTTCCACTTACACGAATTTTAGACCGCTCTTACTATCGCTTTTGATTACCCTGTCGATCGTGAAGAAACTTATAACCATAACTGGTAAAGCTGCAATCAGTGCGGAAGAAGCTAGAGCTGCCCAATTTACCGTTTCGTCTCCTATAGCTTGCAGTGCGAAGATGGTTATCGTTTCGGCACCTTTGGGTGGAAACCCCATGTTATACGGAGTGTCGCTCAGCAACAGTGGATAAAACAGCAAGTGCCAATTAAATATGAAAGAAAGTAGAAACGTTGAAAGAATAGCAGTTCTAGAGAGTGGTGCAATTATCTTGATAATTTTTCTCTTAATTCCGAAAACTTCAGCAGCTTCATCATAAGCCCTAGGAAAAGAAGTAAAGAAATTAAACATTATCCATACGGCAAAGGTTGCTGTAAAAACTGGAGTTGATAATATGAGAGCCCACCACGTGTTTAACAGTCCTATCTTAGAGAAAAATAGGTAAAGAGGTATTATGTAAGAAGTTGAAGGTAAAGAATATAGAAATATTGAAATTAAGAGAAGCCATAATACCCTTTTTCTCTCGATTTCATATGAAGATGGTAAGGCTAGAAATATTGTCAGCAAAGATGCAAATAAGGCTACTACTACACTACTTATTAAATACGGTACAGATGAAGAGAAGCACGTAGAAAGGTATTTCAGGTCTATTGAAGTGGGTAAAAGAACCGGTGGAGATCTGAAGTCATATACGTTAGGTCTCAATGCTATAAGGAACATCCAATATACTGGAAAATCTAAAAGGAAAATTATAAAAATAGATATAACATATACTGTATTTTTAAAGACACTATTAGGAATCTTAAAGTTGGGTGAAGGAAACGGTGTCCTTCTGCTCTTTATCAGTAGTAAGATAAGAATTGCGGGTATCACTGAGATAGCACCTAAAAGTGCTGCTGCTAATTCGCCTCCTGAAAAATTAACAAAAAGGAAGATCTCATCATATACTAAAAGAGGTAAAGTAGTTGAGGCAAATCCCGGACCTCCTTGAGTAAGAACATAAGGAGTATCAAAATTGCCCAGTGCTAAAATAAATTGCAACAGAAAGGATAGCAAAAAGGCTTTGCTAGTCATAGGTAAGGCAATCCTAAAGTAGAATTGAGATAAGGTTAATCCATCTACTTCCGATGACTCTCTAACTTCTTGAGGTATGGATCTAAACGCCGAGAGCATGATCAAGAAGGACATAGGGATCATAGACCATACGTTTACTCCAGTTACAGCCCATATTGCTGTAGACGCTAAATAAAGCGGATCAAAAGGGATGTGAAACAAGTAGGAAAACCATCCGTAATTACCATATAGACTTATACTCCATATCAATGCGGAAGATGTAAAAGGAATAGAATAAGGTAGCATTACGAGGATTGCCAGTAACCTCTTTCCTTTTCTCACCATATCCACAAATATAGCAAGAATTGTTCCTACTACAGTAGTTATAATTGCCGATACTAAAGAAAATACAAGAGTATTATAGATTACTGTATCTAAAGGAACTAGCTTGAACACCGCTTCAGCTTCTTTTAAATTTATTCCTACAAGGACGAACGTGAATACAAAGGGCAGTGTACCAAAAGCCGTGATGTAAGCCAAATAGGGTAAATAATATCTCATAAGAACCTCTTATACCGTTTAAATTTAACCTTTACCTCAGAACCTACTTTAGGTTTATAACTAACAAAAGCCGGAACTATATCACCGTTTAAGTTTACGTATGCTAAATATCTGTCTCCCCAGAACTCAACGTCTGTAACTTTTCCTATTAGGTCTCCATCCCCTAATTCTACGTCCTCAGCTCTTATACCTATCTTTCCTTCAAAACCTAGAATTTCCCCTGATACGATCTTCATGGGTGGGTTCCCAAAGAACGTGGCTACAAATTCATCAACGGGATCATTATAAACTTCTTCTGGTGTTCCTACCTGAATTATTCTTCCGTTATTCATAATTGCAACTCTATCAGCAATTGCCATTGCCTCTACGTGGTCGTGAGTGACATAAATAGTAGTTATCCCGTTTTCCCTTTGGACGTCTTTTATCAATTTTCTTGCTGAAACTCTCAAAGGTGCGTCTAAGTTTGATAAAGGTTCGTCCATAAGGAAAAGTTTAGGTTTCCTTAGGATGGCCCTAGCTAATGCTACTCTTTGTTGTTGTCCCCCTGATAACTCTGTAGGATATCTGCTAAGAAGTTCATGAATACCGAGTTTCTTACTTATTTCTTCAGCCCATGTAATCGCTTCCTTCTTAGTCATTAGGCCTTCTAAAGGTATTATGAGGTTTTCCAAAACTGTCTTATGGGGGTATAATGCGTAGTTCTGAAATACCATTCCCACATTTCTCTGAGAAGGAGGAAGTTCGTTTACCTCTTGTCCGTCTATGATAATTTTCCCGTCGTTCGGTTTTTCCAAACCAGAAATGATCCTAAGAAGAGTTGTCTTTCCAGATCCAGATGGACCGAGAATAACAAAAAACTCCCCCTTTTCAACCTTTAGGCTTACGTTATCTACCGCTGGTGTCTTACTCCCTCTATACACTTTTTTCACGTTTCTGAGCTCTAGGGACAAAGTCTAACCACCGTAGTAGGACTCTACGGCACTTATCCACTCACTTGCTGCTGTCTGCAGAGCTGTATTAGGATCGGTTACCTGACCGGTTAAGTATGCGTATATCTGATTGTTAAAGTCTGGGATAAGCGATGAATAGGTAGGTGGTATGTTAGGAGGATTGGCCCACGCCTCTAAAGCTGCCTGATATGTTGCATTTAGCCATTCCCTCTCAAAAGAAGGTATAGAAGCATTCATCAGTAGTTGTGTGAACGCCTCTTTTGATATCGGGAACTTATCGAACTTTAGGAATGCGAGCATTTGCACCTTGGGAGAAACTAAGAATTGTAAGAACTCTAGCGCTAATTGCTTGTGAAGAGAATACTTGCTTATTCCCAAGAAGTCCGTTCCGGTCTCCGCATATCCTCCAGGCAGTGGAGCTAGTAATGTTTCGTTTACTTGTGTATTCGGTAATTCTGAAATCTGAGTCGTAAATAAGAACGCTCCCGAGGCGTTAGCATATAATTCTCCTATATTTCCATAACATACTTGTAGTGAAGAGGGATTAGGTTCATAACTCACTAGCTGTTTATAGGTCTCTAACGCTTCTATACCTGCGGTCGAATTGAAAGAAGGTAAGGGATATTCGAAACCTGGAAGTATATAGTTCTCGAACATTATATTGAAACCCGGAATACCGTATCCGTTATGAGACAAGTTATAGTCCCTAATGTAATACCAACCGTATACTGCAGGATATGCGTCAATAATACCATGGGACACGTGATCGTCTATCAGGAATCCATATTCGGTTATATGGTGAGAAGTCAGGAATTGATCTGCATCTATAACATCAGTCCAATTATCCCACATTACTGGATTAAAGGGAACATGGTACTCTTCGTAGAATTCATTTGCTAAGGTCTGATTTTCAAATATACTACTCTTATAAGCCATTAGGTAAACTGCGGTTTCGTAAGCTATACCTATCATAACATTCTGGTGAGACGTAACATTGTAAATAATTCCTCCGAACTCCTCCTGAGGTAGTATTATGTCACTCATGTTGAAGTCAGATGAGTTAAGAGGGACTAAGTATGGTGCTACTTTCTGAGCTGAGGTGGAAGTATAGCCTATTATATCGTATTGTGAAGAACCTGCCTCTAGCACAGTTAACTCTTTAGTAATATACTCGCTGAACGGATAAGCATATACCTTCACCGTCACACCTGGATGTTCTTGCGAGAAGAGCTCTCCAGCATACTGTATGAAGTTAGCTGACTCTCCACTGAAAGTAACAACAGTCAACGTAATGTTAGATGTCGATGTTACTGGTGGAGCAGTTGAGGGAGTAACCGTCGATGTGAAGTGGTTCGTAACTAAATACAATCCTAATGTAACAACTATTATTAGAACGACAACTACTAGTCCTATTATTTTACCGCTTAAACCTTTCATACGTTTTAGTATTAAGTCGGTTATAATAAATTTTACCTATGTATGATATAAATACCTATGTTGATATAAATTATATTTTTCGAGGTTGAGTAGGAATCCAAAATGCGTCCATCAATAAAATTTGTCTAAAGGTTAAAATACGATAGGGCTAATAATACTTACACTCATTGAGAAATCTCGAACAAATGTCCTTATGAACTATTCTATCAATAGGATATATAATTTTCTTGTCGCAAAGATTATATAGGATTACTTACAAGACTAGTGGTGAACACTAATGAAAGCTCGGTATGTGGTAGTACTAGGGATATTGAGCGGATTAGTCAGCTTCTTCCTATTTACTTTTCTGGATTTTTACGCTTTCCTACAAGGACCTTCCTGGTGGTTCAACCCTATAGACGAGTACGTCCTACCGATCGTAGTAGGGATAGCAGTTGCTAACTTAGTTTCCGGAAAATTCAATACAATACTCAGGATTTATATAAACTTGATATCAGGAGTGGTATCTTACGTAGGATCTTACGTGATTATATTAACACTAATATCTATTCATCAACTTTTAATTTAACAAGGTTCCAAATTTTTTACATACTGAATTATTTATGAGGAACGGTGTAGGGACTGAATTGTGATGATCCCTAGGAAAATGATGAGTTTGCCGAGTACGGAGTAATGAAGAAGTTAAAGTGGCTGATATTATTTTATCTCTTTTCACAGATTGTTGTACAATCGCGTTCTTCAATCCTATTACATTCTATTCTAGTTACACCAACTATTCTTTCCAACTCCTTCCTAATTGCATTATCAATATATATCACTTTATAGCCGGTTATGGATATCCATAGGTCACGTAACTCACTTATGACCAAATGGGGTTTTAGTCTTAACATTTCTTCGAGCTTTTGATCATAATCCTTCTTTGTTGTGATTACCTTATATTCTTTATATACAACATCTCCACTGACCCCGCAAAAATCTAAGCCGTCAACGTAAATTGTGATAAAGCCGTTCGATGAAAGAAGGAATGAAGTGTCTGTTCCTTCCAATTGGATATGATAGCTGTTGAGGTAGTGGCTCCACCTTCGAAATTTTCTCCCTCTGGCTTTTAGTGAGACTATTGAGGATAAGCTAAAAGAGTACAGAACGTCTTGAGGTTGTATAGTAATAAAATCTGGATCACGAAAAATCATTGACCCCTTACACTCGGTACTAACTATTTCGCCGTTACACACGTAAGAGTACTCAGGCAGAGGTGGAACTATTATTTCTTCCACTCTCTTTGTTTTTAACTTCACAATAATATGATATTAAATTACCAAATTAAAGTAGTTTTCTACTTTTGATATTATAATATTAATAGGATAGGAAAAACCCTTGTTTTAAGGATATAATCTTTTTAAATTAGTTGATACAGTGTTTATTGAATAGGTATGGCTACAAACGATAAAAAATTTTACGTGGCAACCCTAATTGTTCTCCTAATAGATATAATATTATATTCTATCTATCCAGTATTTAATAGTGCAACAGAGACAGTAGGTGGTCTAACTATCTTCTATTTTTACCAAATAATACTACTAATAGTCTCATCTATAATGTTCGTAACCGTAAGTCTACTCTTCAAAAAGTAGGTGATGGAAAATGGCAATGGGCTTGAACGTTGATGGTATAACCCTAGCCACTTTCATCATACTTTTTGCAATTTTCACATTTCTAGGTTTTTATGGTGCTAAGTGGAGGAAGGGAGATTTATCAAGACTAGATGAATGGGGATTAGGAGGAAGAAGGCTAGGCTGGTTAATAGTGTGGTTCCTGCTAGGAGCTGATTTATATACAGCTTATACGTTTATAGCTGTACCATCGGCGTTCTTAGCAAAAGGAGCGATATATTGGTTCGCTATACCATACGTAGCTTGGACATTCGGAGTAGCACTGCTCACAATGCCGAGACTTTGGACTGTTGCTAAAAATAAGGGTTATGTCACAGCGGTAGATTTCGTGAAGGATAGGTTTAATAGTAAGTCCGTAGCAATAGCAGTAGCATTAACTGGAGTAGTAGCTGAGTTACCATATATTGCGTTACAGATAGTAGGAATGGAGGCTGTTCTAGCCGTATTGTTAATAGGGTTAGGAATATCACCTCACACAACTATTGCTGGCTTAACTGTATCAGAACTAGCTTTAATTATAGCATTCGTAGTCTTGGCCGCGTTTACAATAACTAGTGGACTAAGGGGAGCTGCTTTATCTGGTATATTCAAGGACATCTTAATTTGGATTACTGTAATTACAGTAGCTGTATATATACCACTCATACACGGAGGTTACGGAGCAGCTCTAAGTGCTGCACAGTCTTACCTATCTAATCCTAAGAGTGGTATACACAGTGTTGTGGCGTTAAAGTCGGCCCTCGGTTATACAGTGCTTCCCTCTCAACTTTACGCTGCCTACTTTTCCTTAGCTTTAGGAAGTACTCTAGCATTATACTTATATCCTCACGCTATAAATGGTTCCTTATCATCTGAGAGTAGGGAAAAGCTGAAGTTGAGTACATCGTTATTGCCTATTTACGGAATCGGCCTAGCTCTACTTATTCTATTTGGCATATTAATATATTTAGTACCGAGCGCGTTAAACCTTGTAATAACTACTAAGAATGGTTCGTTAACAGTTCCCGCTTTAATAGCTGCTTCAATGCCTGATTGGTTTGTAGGTTTAGCTTTCTTAGCTATATTCATCGGTGGGTTAGTGCCAGCAGCAATCATGGCTATAGGTGTGGCTAACTTGTTAACGAGAAACGTAGTAGGTGAGTTTACAAAGCTATCTCCCTCAAGTGAGGCTAGGTTAGCAAAGATCTTGTCTACAGTGTTCAAGTTTATTGCTTTAGCTTTCGTATTTGTAGTTCCTCCTACCTATGCAATTCAGCTTCAACTTTTAGGCGGGATAATTATTACTCAAACATTACCGGCTGTATTCATTGCCCTATTTACTGACAAGTTGGAAGCTAAGTCAACACTGGCAGGTTGGGCAGTAGGGATGGCTACCGGAATTTATTTAACCCTCTATGTAAACCACTTCGGGCCACTAGTGAGCTCGTTCTTTAACACCCCCATGGGTCCGATTTATATAGCTTTGATAGCGTTATCGCTTAACTTGATAGTTACAGTTATTGGTTCATTAATAGCCAGACTAGCAGGCTGGAAACCTACCTCAGTGATAACAGCACAAGATTTCGAGGTAGAAGTTCCAAGTCCTTCAAAGCAGAAATGAGTTTTTAAGTAATAATATGATTTTTCCCTTCTTTTTTTAAACCTTGCATATATATGTTGTTTACACTGATGTAAGGACAAGTTTTCTAGGTCACGTAACTTCCTAAACTTTTTGTTGGAACTATGCTGGGATGGGGATCCTCACTGTCTGTTACCGACTAAAACGTCGTTAATTGTAAAAAAACTTATAAATCGTTCTCACACTATAATTATAATGTCGAGACACATGTAAAAGACCCGCCGTAGCTCAGCCCGGTTCTAGAGCGCCCGGCTGTAGGTGGATTAGCTGGTACCGGGTGGTCCGGGGTTCAAGTCCCCGCGGCGGGACTTTCCCCTTTATACTAAAATATTATTTCCATTCTCTCCGTGAGAGACATAAACAACTCTTGGTTTAAGCTTTTTTATCCTCTGTATACTCTTCAAAAGCTCCTCTATTACGGGTATTCTAAGCCCGTTCTTAGTCCCTTGTAACATATCCCCAACAATTATTGAGTTATCAGATGGTATGTAAATAGAGATTGAGTCCGATGTACGACCTGGCGTGTATAAAATCTGGAGACCGTCTAATTCCCCTTCAGTTAACTCGCAGTCCGGTTCAATTCCCCTAAATTTTTTCTGGGTAAAGGACGAAAAAGCTCCCATTAGGAGTTTGTAAGTGAAGGAGTGTACTACTGGTTTCCTAATCTCCTCTCAGATTCTTTACTCCTTCTTTGTGAATGCAGAACTGTGCGTTCCGTAATGCGTTCTTAAGTTCATAGGCACTGCCTATATGGTCTATGTGAGAATGGGTAAATATTACATATTTAACACGATCCTTATTTACTTCCGCAAGTATCTTCTGATAGGTAAACCGCTGTCCACTATTACCTGGTCACCGTTATCTAAATTGATTATGAAAGAGTTTACGAATCTTAATTTGATTTCTTTAACATTCATGGGATATTTTTCTTATAGTTTTTTAGTTTTAACTAATTAACATAGCGTGTGAAGTTACGTGAAGTTTTGTGGCGGCATTAATCAGGACCGTTAAACCTAACGTTCAATCTGACGATTTATTTTAATGAAATAGTTAAATACGATTTTTACATAACTCACAAACCCGTGGAATACGAGGATTTAATTAAGATAAAACCAGTTCTAGATTATGATGTAGATGAAAAAGACAGTCAGATTGCATTAATTATTAGGGAGAATAAGCCAGAAGTATATATCTATGGTGAGAATAAAGTAAACACCTTCGGATTCCCAGAAGAAGTAGTGTGGGCTGATAGCGACAGACTACTGATAACTATAGATCCAGAGGGGGGAGAGAGAAGGGGAATTTATGAGTGGGAAAAGGGATGGGAAAAGCCCAAACCGCTCTTGGTCGACAAATACGACAACTTCTCTCCTATGGTCACCAGTCACGGAATCCTCTTCATTTCTAATAGGGACGGGAAGACTTTACACCTCTACCTATACGACGGTAATAATATCGAAAATATAAGCAAGGGAGAAGAGCCTGTAGGTAGATATTGTACTAACGGAGAGCTGATAGTCTACTCTCAAGGAATATACGATGATAACATTTACGTCTCTGACTTCGGTGGAAATACAATAAAGGAGTTATCCTTCAACGAGAGCGAGCAAATAGTCCCGTCGGAAAACTGCTTCCTGAACAAGGACAAGTTCATATTCCTCTCAAATCATAACGACACTTTTGGGTTGTATTCCTATGATATGAAAAAGGACGAGATTTCCAGTATAATTAACGTCTCGGATTATGACATTCAGGAGGCTGTAGTTTACAATGAAGAAAAAATACTATACACTTTAATAAAGGACGGAAAGAGTGAGTTGTTACAAGTCCCTAATATACGCCTCGAAAAAGGTGGTTATATCCACGACTTGAAGGTTGTAAAGAATTCCGTGTATTACTTGATGTCAAAACACTCTAGGGCTACGGACCTGTACGTAATTGAAGGTAAATTGAGTCAGAGACTTACCGACTCAATGAACGGAGTCAAGGACGAATTCGTGAGTCCCTCATCGATAACTTATGACTCTGATGGTATTAAAATCCACGCGTTATTATACAGCAGGGGAAATGAAGACAAGGGAGTAGTTTACATACACGGGGGCCCGGACTTCCAATGTGTTGACAACTTTAACCCTGAAATACAATTCCTAGTGAAGAAGGGGTTCAAGGTGATCTGTCCTGATTATAGGGGTAGTACTGGTTATGGTAGGAAGTTCAATCACTTAAACGACAAGGATTTAGGAGGAGGAGACTTACATGACGTTATCAATGCTGTTAAAGTCCTAAAGGTGAAGAAGGTAGCAGTTACTGGTGCTAGTTATGGTGGATATTTAACAATGATGGCCGTGACTAAATATCCTGACTTATGGTGTTCTGCAGTGGCCGTAGTACCGTTCGTTAACTGGTTCACTGAGAAACAGTTTGAGAGGGAGGTATTGAAACAATATGATGAAATAAAGATCGGTAATGACGAGGCTTTACTTAGGGATAGGTCACCGATCTTTTTCGTGGATAGAATAAGGGCGCCATTAATGCTGTTGGCTGGTCAAAACGATCCCAGATGTCCTGCTGAAGAAACAATCCAGGTTGTTGAGGAGCTGAAGAAGTTGGGTAGGCAAGTTGAGTACAAGATATATGAAGGAGAAGGTCACGGGTTTATTAAGATAGAAAACTACATTGACTCAATAAAGAGGACCGTTGAGTTCATTGCAAACCACTGTAGATAACGTTTTTACACCTAATATAAATAATATATTTTTCATGAAAACTTGAGTAATTATTTAAAAATGTGCAAGGCTTATATTAATTTCAATTAATAATTCTAATGACAAAAAAGTTTGATAAGAGAATCTTCTTGATATTTCTAATACTAAGTCTATTTTTGAGCTTAGTAGCTGCAGTAGCAATACTAAACGGACAGTTACAAATACCCTCCTCCCCGATAGTTATAACTAGGGAGTACACGTGCTATAACGGGACTTATTTCCCTTACACCGTCAAAGTAGTTTACTATCCGGAAAACGATTTTGACGCTAATATGGGTCTACCCTCGACGTGGCCTGTAACTAACTCACAGCAAGACCACAACGCTGTTGTCCCTACGACATGTACCGCACTAATAACCGGAGTCTCTTGGGAATTACCTGCTGCTCAATTAACAGGAGGTGTTTCAATACCTCTAAACTACCGGCAGCGAATGTGATGGGAGTTAAGACAGCCCTAGTGATGTTAACACAAATGGTTGGACAACCTTTAGGGGTAACACTAGCAGATAACGAATTATTTGTAGAGATGGACAGTGTCCCAGGAAGCATATTTGCAATAAACCCTGTTACCGGAATATGGTATGCTACCGGGTTAGCGAGTTATGCTATGAATAACCCTATAGTGTGGAATGGTATAGTATTCCTTGCCACAAGGCTGGGTATTATCATAGTCCTTCTAGTATCTTCCTTCATGTTTTATCTCT
It encodes the following:
- a CDS encoding cbb3-type cytochrome c oxidase subunit I, with amino-acid sequence MSAGDFLRGLIRGAVIGGYLGFNFVMGKLADLVKAIFQLDKDWITRATMGMIVLSIIWGILGIIDAFMVRVQEFAWGVAQFLPLTPQEWYASVTLHGIRDLFGFAQQLILAVFIYFTFRMLSIQPRAKWVFNLGFVLFNISFMFFEGPIIVTQQQGFDNYFSATGWYYLAPIGIPGYSLYVVSPFWYIAWLLLDAGIYLMTGWYVYHFYLASKGRNEKLPIFLVFGLVVAILMLESYSGEVVTTLWDLLAFYKLVGYNVIADQISFVTLWHGIVYIAWFPAVAAMYLLIPTLAGKPLYSEKLARVSAVLYLIFSTGPLGIHHLYMVNLPPEVKVLVEVLTEGIVVPSMMTFFNLFATVKGANIKWNLLAAWTVLSFAGSIYGGVMGISNSVISFDSLSHEGYYIVSHFHAMILFSIVPAGFATLYLMLPMMTQRSWYSAKMAWAHFWGYLIGTIMVIVGFSELGVSGLIRKEEIYPLSPAFVDGQVLATIGAAIADIATIVWLVNVVLTLVKGRVSYGESVSLGEVTNSLVMAFSGDYDIVSNGVIKGFNLVKSELEKIGIAHRVSRPAS
- a CDS encoding ABC transporter ATP-binding protein, translated to MSLELRNVKKVYRGSKTPAVDNVSLKVEKGEFFVILGPSGSGKTTLLRIISGLEKPNDGKIIIDGQEVNELPPSQRNVGMVFQNYALYPHKTVLENLIIPLEGLMTKKEAITWAEEISKKLGIHELLSRYPTELSGGQQQRVALARAILRKPKLFLMDEPLSNLDAPLRVSARKLIKDVQRENGITTIYVTHDHVEAMAIADRVAIMNNGRIIQVGTPEEVYNDPVDEFVATFFGNPPMKIVSGEILGFEGKIGIRAEDVELGDGDLIGKVTDVEFWGDRYLAYVNLNGDIVPAFVSYKPKVGSEVKVKFKRYKRFL
- a CDS encoding extracellular solute-binding protein; translation: MKGLSGKIIGLVVVVLIIVVTLGLYLVTNHFTSTVTPSTAPPVTSTSNITLTVVTFSGESANFIQYAGELFSQEHPGVTVKVYAYPFSEYITKELTVLEAGSSQYDIIGYTSTSAQKVAPYLVPLNSSDFNMSDIILPQEEFGGIIYNVTSHQNVMIGIAYETAVYLMAYKSSIFENQTLANEFYEEYHVPFNPVMWDNWTDVIDADQFLTSHHITEYGFLIDDHVSHGIIDAYPAVYGWYYIRDYNLSHNGYGIPGFNIMFENYILPGFEYPLPSFNSTAGIEALETYKQLVSYEPNPSSLQVCYGNIGELYANASGAFLFTTQISELPNTQVNETLLAPLPGGYAETGTDFLGISKYSLHKQLALEFLQFLVSPKVQMLAFLKFDKFPISKEAFTQLLMNASIPSFEREWLNATYQAALEAWANPPNIPPTYSSLIPDFNNQIYAYLTGQVTDPNTALQTAASEWISAVESYYGG
- a CDS encoding ABC transporter permease subunit; translation: MRYYLPYLAYITAFGTLPFVFTFVLVGINLKEAEAVFKLVPLDTVIYNTLVFSLVSAIITTVVGTILAIFVDMVRKGKRLLAILVMLPYSIPFTSSALIWSISLYGNYGWFSYLFHIPFDPLYLASTAIWAVTGVNVWSMIPMSFLIMLSAFRSIPQEVRESSEVDGLTLSQFYFRIALPMTSKAFLLSFLLQFILALGNFDTPYVLTQGGPGFASTTLPLLVYDEIFLFVNFSGGELAAALLGAISVIPAILILLLIKSRRTPFPSPNFKIPNSVFKNTVYVISIFIIFLLDFPVYWMFLIALRPNVYDFRSPPVLLPTSIDLKYLSTCFSSSVPYLISSVVVALFASLLTIFLALPSSYEIERKRVLWLLLISIFLYSLPSTSYIIPLYLFFSKIGLLNTWWALILSTPVFTATFAVWIMFNFFTSFPRAYDEAAEVFGIKRKIIKIIAPLSRTAILSTFLLSFIFNWHLLFYPLLLSDTPYNMGFPPKGAETITIFALQAIGDETVNWAALASSALIAALPVMVISFFTIDRVIKSDSKSGLKFV
- a CDS encoding SelT/SelW/SelH family protein; translated protein: MEGKTHVKIVYCRPCGYLDRALDLARDILSYFENTIVELEQGSNGIFDVYLNGNLIFSRYKERRFPQNEEILKEIGKLKMTT